The following nucleotide sequence is from Silurus meridionalis isolate SWU-2019-XX chromosome 5, ASM1480568v1, whole genome shotgun sequence.
acgaacaaACAagcaaccaaataaataaatataacatcaCAAGGTTCTATATTAATGCcattatttttacaaaagaaaGCCAATGCCTTGTCTCAGAAAAACAAACTGTATTCCAAATTCCATAACCACAcctttaaaatctagtgaaacttTTTCCCAAAAAAGTGAATTATTTTAACAGGAAATGGGCACTTAATGAGGAATGGAATGTCATTAcatgttcacaaacttttgtccatatagtgtatatagcaataatagataatatattcatatactgtTGCTAGCACAATGAGAAATGTTGTTATTACCATTTTGGaaaatacaatacagtatatcattAATGGAAATCTGTCACTGGTGTAACGGTCGGCGCTTATGACCCTAGTGAGATAATTGATAAGTCTAATGACATCAGTGTAATGACACCAAAGTAAAGGTGAAGAAGATGAGTTAttcattcaaaagaaaatttcATTACAGTTAATGAATATTAACCCGTTAACCAGCTGGTGCATTACAGCTgatgaatatttgtttttcccGTTCGGATTTTCACCTTCATTCAAGAATGACTTATTACTTACTCTGTACGTTGTAATAAGTTAAGAAGTGTCTAGCTGGATTTGTCATCAGATTTAAGCCTAATGTGGGTTGTagccaaaatttttttttagaatttttgtcgttctttttgttgtatttaaatCCCCTCatgttaatattattgttaatagGAATAATAATTCATACTCTAATAAATTTAGCTGCCTCATTCTCCCACATAACATAAACACATTTGTATTCTACTCTGTCAGAAACTAtggtatattatatactgtCACATATCAGAACTGTATTTATATTGGTTAGAAAAGTATTCATATTTGAATGTATCATACATTCATATATGAATGTATCCACAATgcatacatactatatatacatttatacatgcatgcatacataccAACGTACATATGCTGCAcataaataatgtatgtatgcaaTACTGAAGGAATCTCAACGGGCTTCTTATAGATCCACAAGATTTCCTATTGAACATATTGCAGCCTGAGTCCCAGGAAAAcagcattgatttttttttttgtatgatacCACACAGAAATAGTATATTTTTGGATAGGACACTGCAGTAatgctgtaattttttttttggcagatgAAATGAGTAAACAAGCAATATCCTTTCACTTAATTGCATTACAATGCATGTCTAGAACTCCTTAGGAACAAAATAAATCTCATCCCCAAATTTCAGGGTGAGAGAATTGCACATTTGCGTGCTGATCTTACATAAGAAGACTCAAGAAGACAAGACATCCGTGACTCTGTTAATGATTGTGTGGATGTTCAGCCGAAGCTGGATTCGGTGTCCGTCTAATATGCATGCGTCCAATAGAATTACAAAACAAGCACTGCCGCATTGTTTGCCTTTATACTTTCTCCTCATGTACTAATAAAGCATATTTAGTGGTGGCAAAATTTTCAAGCAACGCCACTAATAGTACGCTGATTAATCTAGTGACTAAGAATGAACCATGGTTTACATTGACAGgtcaaaaacaaatcaaaaacagtctcataataataacaaataaggttgctgcatttatttaaacCTCCTCTATACTTTCTTCCAGTTTGAATTCGACCACCATGAGGATTGGTAATGAATCGCAATAAGTTTCTAGGAAAAGAAAGGGAATAAGATGTATATTTAGCTCTGTGCCATACTCACATGAGGCTGACTCACAAGCTAATGGTTTACGCTAAGCAACAACATGCATGCTTTCATTTGCAGTGAAATAACCATAGAGTAGTCCAAGAAATGGTCTCTATAAGCCCTCGAGAACTAAAGCGGGCTCATATCTAATATTTGTGAGGAGTTTAATACACATGAGTCACCATGATGCCAACTGTCACTGGCTATATAGGTATATTGAGATAAATACCACATcctccaaaagaaaaaaaccgaAAACGTTAACATCACGTGTAATACATTATTTGGAATAGGATAAAGTATtctatgaatgaataaaaagatctatttgtatgtgttttttaaaaagcttgcCAGAAAAGTTTACAGGACATCTAGTTAAGGGGAAAAGGTGTATAATGTCTAGAGGACTAGGATTCATCAAATACATCACACTAGCagaggatttctttttttcttttttcagtgaagCATGAGCAAGCAGTCAAATATGAAGCCCGCAGCCCCAAGAAAATACCGCATTCAATAATATCATGAATTAAATCTTACTAAAAGCCTGGTCACAGCTTTATATAAAACTAGtagtttgtttctgtttttcaaaAATGGACCCAAAcaatttttagaaaatgttttggCTAAGTGCAAAAACCAAAGTAACTGTGCAAAGCAGGATTAAACAATCCTCTAGCCGAGACAAATTATTGACtggagtgatgtagctgaggttgagaaACTGTCAGAGGCAGAATTCACACCGCATGCTGACAGTGCTGATGTTTCTAACTCTgggtatttctttttcttcccagTGTGTTAGGGATATAGTGGTAAAGTTAATTTTtgacatgaaacacacacacacacacacacacacacacacacacacacacacacacacacacacatttatatatacaatagatagatagatagatagatagatagatagatagatagatagatagagagagagagagagagagagagagagagagagagagagagagagagttagcaCATACTACATGTCTTAGGGCTTTTGTTTAAAGACATACAGTAAATATCATTTCTAGTATAAAATCTaataacacttaaaaaaaaaaatcagcaatttacaaaaaaaatatttagtattttgCCAAAATCTTACATATCAAGCAGGAAGAGTAATTGAGCAAGTTCATATCCCATAACACATCAGGGTCTAGATTACTAGACTAAATGCACTGGCAATACATGACCGATATAACTACTGATGACCACAGCTTATAAATTCTCCTTCTATTAAAGATTTGCTGCTCAAAATATaccgtttctttttttataaacacaattttTGGTAGAAGTCCATTCAAAGTTCCACTTATAAAAATAAGCTGGTTCTTATTcaacagaaaatgtaatattaattatattgtcATTAGTATAGGTCACCAAATCCTAACCATAAAAAAGACATTCCTCTGATATGtagcattttattacaaaatgaagATTTATTCACCAAATATTGTGGttttatcaaaataatataactttattctcaaaatattgcaccttttttttttttttttgcattaaatcatatgccttttttctcaatatacaatatatcatCAGTGACCCTGAAACCCATCAGTGCATTCCTTTATCAAGATTAAATCTATATTATAGATATACAGATGCAGACATTGGAGCAGACACAGACAGTGGCTTTACAGTGCAAATATCAACGAAGCAACGTTGTCCATAAAGCGTGTTCAAGCTCTAAATGAGCAATAATGGCATATAATGGCATTTTTAGCAATATTAACATGGTGCAAAATGTTATGCTCGCACAACCATTGTAATTAGACTACCCTCAAAATTCCACTAAGCTAACAACACGGctcagaggcaaaaaaaaaatctttaaagcaTCAATCTCCTTTCAGCCAAACCATAGTCATTTCCTCCAGAGACATTTCCATATTGGCATTTTGCTGCCTAATGATCTGTAAAAGACATTTGCTTTGTTAGCGTaaaaacaaccaaacacagCTCTAATACTTGAATAATGTTTTCCCAACAAATCTAATGATTCAAAATGGAGAAGAACAGAGATAGGACTTTAACTATTGAGGCTAAGTAATCATAGCTGCTGCAataggtatttatttattaatttattaattgattgttTGATTAATTGAAGGTCAAATAATTTATCTAGATGAGGATATCGAACTTACTACAGTCGAGAAATTACTTtgctcctatatatatatatatatatatatatatatatatatatatatatatatatatatatatatatatatatatgatgctgAATGAAATACTCTCTTTCCataacaatgaaaataaaagatgatGACAATTCATTTCCAAACATCTAAAGGAAATGTTTTGACCACACTTACACAGTACTGTGACTTGGTAAGTTGTCTGAGAGGTTGAAATAAGTCTAGATGGCTCGAAGACAAGCCTGCAGCAACAAGCATGTGCTGTCGCTCTCACTGATTTACGATGGAAGCCGGATAGTTTCCAGCTGCATGGCATAGTCCAGTGGCCCTTGGCACAAACTCTGCGTGGGGCATTGCAACACCCCAGGAACTTCAAAACTCTCGCTACAATTAATCAGTGTGGCTTCCTTTCCTCTGTGCACACTGCGCTATGAAATGCTGCAGCACGGCAATGCAGGCAAGCTCTCCTCTGCTCTATTCATCTGCCACAAGCActattgtaaaaaagaaaataaataaaaatgaaatatataaataaataaattgtgtctTAGAAATGAAAAACCTACTGAACATTCAAAAAGTGACTCATTTGAAAGCGTAGTCCATCAAAGcatgcactgcttccagtaagGTCAGGGAGCTGCCTCTTATGCCTCTTTCTCTATAACAAATTGAAAGTCGATGAATTTGCATCGATGACACAACACCACTCCCACTCGTTCTGTATAAACCAATTAAAGGCTGTGATAAATTTCAATCTCAGGGCATGACGTCTCCATTTTGAGCAGCCGCAATACGTTAAGAAGAGAAGTGCTCTGCTAGTCCTGCCCCCCCCCTTCATTTGTATGCGATCCTTGCACAGTATCTCCATTCTCTGCCACATCAGGAAACAGCTACACAGAGGCCTATTGTACCAGGCAAAGAAAATCACTCTATTTGAAACAGGATGAAAAAAATCTCTAACCCGCTTGTACACTACCAAGTGTGGCGGGCTCAAATCCCCTTGTTTCTTCAGGGGTAAACATTTACTTCAGTCTGCACGCGAACGCTTTATATTCTCTGTAAACATATTCAACCGGATCAAAAGTGGATCTTTCAGGAGATGATAAGAAAATAGATATTTGAACCACAACTGCAAGCAATGGATGAGTGGACAACAGTGGAAATAAATGACTCCAGTTTTAACCAATttgctaaataaacatttgtcttaaaaaaaaaaaaaaaaaactttctataCACGTTTCATAGCATGAAAGCAACTGagaatgaaattaaaatgctaATCCATGTCTTGGTATGCAAGAGTTGTAACCGGGACAAGGCCCAAACAAAGACGAGCACTCATTAGCACCTTGGACAGCAACGAGTATGATTCAAAAGATTGAAATTCACCTCTGTAGAGAGCCACGCAACGTTCTGCTCCAGCTAAACAACAAGAATGCTAATGTAATTTTGTTGAAAGGTGTATAGAACCACTAAGCATGCTGCATTTAACTGCATTCACCAGCATTCTGCTGCATTTAGATGCAGGAGCACTATTCTTTGAAAGTATGAGCAACGCAGATGCCTGATAATGCATGGAATGTGCTGTgtaaacaggtttttttttaatccacatcacaatgtttttttctggtcTTACCTACCTGACGTAACTCTGGTCTTACCCACTTGATGTAAATTTGCTCACTGACACAGAGACTTTAGTGTTTGAAACACTGACATGTAGCAAAGACACCTGCAGAACAAGGaatgaatacataaaaaaagctCTATGTTTGTCTGTATCATGTATAAAATGCTAACAAAGATAGTTTCTGGAAAAAATGcaccctcaaacacacacacacacacacacacacacacacacacacacacacacacacacacacacacacacacacacacacacacacacacagaaattagGCCATAAAGCCACTGCCAACCCACACAAAGTATATTAAAAGCTAAACATATTGAATTCCAACATTTCTACCAGTTGagtatattttctcttttttccgtTTAATGCAATGGACAAATAATTCTATTTACAgatttcctctttcttttttttaaaatacagcacttataaaaaattcaattcaCAGAAAGCAAAGATAAAATTCTTTAAGTGCAAAGGCACTTCTGGAATAAAAGGATTGAAGTGGATTTGAACAGTTATTGTATATCCGACTTCCCACCATAATACCAACACCAGCAATGTCACTGCATGATTCAAGAACCTGCTTCTGCAAAGAACATTGTCCtcctctgagaaaaaaaaatatatacttcattataaaatagcattaagcattattattatacatactCTTGCCATAACTGCTACAGTCTTTATGATTCAAGTAGAGGAAATAATTTAAACCTTAGAGAAAATAATATATCATCTTTAAATTGTAGATACTTTTTTTCCCTTACTAATTTGTACAGCTTCAGAAAGATAAGGATGACAAGGCTTTCGACTGCATTGTCCGCTGTTCGAATCTTGTGTGGACGAGAATGCAGATGACACGTTTtgatagcaatttttttttcgtTACAATAAACAGATAATAAAGAGTGTGTGGTATAGCTTTTACAGCTGACTCATTGCAGTGTGTTTCTCCAGAACCTCAAGGTAGTCCGGCTCCGTTTTCAGCTTCGCAGGAAGCAGCTGTTCAGCGTGCTTTCTCGGCGTCCCATACAAGACAGTTTTGTTTAGTCGGTCCCTGTTGGGCCGCACTGCGGCCTCGTATGGTGGCGCTAATGGCCTTTTGGGCAGAGTGCAAAAGCTGTAGCCGAAGGGAGCAGCGGTGGGCAACTCTCTTACCCTCTCCGCAACGTTCTGGTACAGCAGCTCAGGTTCACAGCTGCCTTGTTGGGGATTCTCCTCCACATGTTCCAAAGTGCTTATTGTGTAAGTGGGACTACGACCAAACTCCTCTCGCTTGGGCTCGGGTGCTCCGAAACCAAGGTCTTTCAAGTTGCGATAGTAAGCCACATGTTCATTCTCCTTCTGCACATAGATCGGGTTTGGGCACATCTGGCCAACAGCGGCAGGGATGTAGTTGTAGACATGACCCTCTCTTTTACCTGTGCTTTGCTCTGTGTCATAGTGGCCATAATGCGCTTGGAACGAGCTCAGATCTAGGCTATTGGCAGCTGCCGTAGCTGGGACACTCTCCACTGCCTTGCGCCTCTTGAGCACAAAGACAAAGATACCAGCCCCAAAACACACTGACAGAATGAACACAACAAGAAGGCCCAAGATCAGTACAGACAAGGGTACTTCCGGGTGCGTTTCAGGTTGCGCTTCCTCTGTAGGGGCCACTGTAGGGGACGGAGTAACTTCAGTAGTAACGCTGATAGTAGTTGGCGCCTTGGTGGCAGGCGCCGGAGTCTCGTCATTTTCAACGCAAATAGCATCATTGCGGAGGGACCGCAGGAGGCGACCTGCATGCTTTGAGGGAGAGTCACATGTGATCTCGTTGACAACCACGCTAGTGCTGGACAGCTCCATCCAGTTCTTGAGTGGCACAATTCCACATGTGCACTCCCACGGGTTCTCCTGGAGATCGATCTGGACAAATGCTGAAAGCTGATCAAGCACTCCATTCACCGGGAGATGCGAGAAGTGATTGTTCCTGAGATTGAGTCTTGTTAGCATGGTGCCCCCGAACACATTGTCAGGGAGGGACCTCAGAAGGTTGTTGTTGAGAAAGAGAAGCTGCAGGTTGTGCAGCGAGTTAAACGTGTTCGGAAAAATGTCCTTAATAATGTTATATTCGAGATAGAGGTACTGCAAGCTCTGTAGTCCAGTGAACAACGCCTGCGATAAACTTTCAATATAGTTGCCGTTGAGGTAAAGTCTGCGCAAACTGGTTAGATTCTCAAAAGCCCCATCCTGAATAATTGCGATTCTGTTATTCCCCAGGTGAAGAAGTTCCAGGGTACTATATTCTGTCAGATCAGCCCTGTAAATGATCTGCAAATGGTTTCCAGTTAAGTGTAGCTTCTTTGGATATGACGGTTTGGGTTGCAGATCagagatgttgtgaagcttcCTCTTGACAGTTAACGTTCAGCCCACTGTCTGGGCTTTGAGATGTGCACACGCAGATACCTGGGCATGTCATAGGTACAGGGGACCTTGTCTGGTAAACCATTATTGGACCGTATACATGCTTGTCCCTGCCAGAAGTAACACGTGGAGTGGGGCGGCTCCTCATCCTGGGAGGGCGGGATGCCTTGGGTGCCCTAGTTGGCGCAGAATGTGAGCGTAACGTAGGTACTGGGACCCGATGCTGGGGATCCGGAGGTGGTGGTTGCATGGCACGGGGAGTCGAGTCACCAGTACTGCGCCTGGGGCAGAGGTCCTGCTTTATAAGCTGTGTAACATCTTTGCCATGCAAACGAAACGGCGTCTCACAAACCACATCTCCTACAAAGACC
It contains:
- the slitrk2 gene encoding LOW QUALITY PROTEIN: SLIT and NTRK-like protein 2 (The sequence of the model RefSeq protein was modified relative to this genomic sequence to represent the inferred CDS: inserted 2 bases in 1 codon); this encodes MLNNVLLLSVLTVTGFSSRTESRKTSKDICKSRCPCEEKENALNINCENKGFTSLSAFQPPQNKISQLFLNGNFLTRLNANEFVNYGNVTSLHLGNNGLQEIRTGAFNGLKNLKRLHLNNNNLEIIREDTFSGLESLEYLQADYNYISAIEAGAFNKLNKLKVLILNDNLLLSLPNNIFRFVMLTHLDLRGNRLKTLPFAGVLEHIGGIMEIQLEENPWNCTCDLVPLKAWLDTIAVFVGDVVCETPFRLHGKDVTQLIKQDLCPRRSTGDSTPRAMQPPPPDPQHRVPVPTLRSHSAPTRAPKASRPPRMRSRPTPRVTSGRDKHVYGPIMVYQTRSPVPMTCPGICVCTSQSPDSGLNVNCQERKLHNISDLQPKPSYPKKLHLTGNHLQIIYRADLTEYSTLELLHLGNNRIAIIQDGAFENLTSLRRLYLNGNYIESLSQALFTGLQSLQYLYLEYNIIKDIFPNTFNSLHNLQLLFLNNNLLRSLPDNVFGGTMLTRLNLRNNHFSHLPVNGVLDQLSAFVQIDLQENPWNCTCDLVPLKAWLDTIAVFVGDVVCETPFRLHGKDVTQLIKQDLCPRRSTGDSTPRAMQPPPPDPQHRVPVPTLRSHSAPTRAPKASRPPRMRSRPTPRVTSGRDKHVYGPIMVYQTRSPVPMTCPGICVCTSQSPDSGLNVNCQEEASXNISDLQPKPSYPKKLHLTGNHLQIIYRADLTEYSTLELLHLGNNRIAIIQDGAFENLTSLRRLYLNGNYIESLSQALFTGLQSLQYLYLEYNIIKDIFPNTFNSLHNLQLLFLNNNLLRSLPDNVFGGTMLTRLNLRNNHFSHLPVNGVLDQLSAFVQIDLQENPWECTCGIVPLKNWMELSSTSVVVNEITCDSPSKHAGRLLRSLRNDAICVENDETPAPATKAPTTISVTTEVTPSPTVAPTEEAQPETHPEVPLSVLILGLLVVFILSVCFGAGIFVFVLKRRKAVESVPATAAANSLDLSSFQAHYGHYDTEQSTGKREGHVYNYIPAAVGQMCPNPIYVQKENEHVAYYRNLKDLGFGAPEPKREEFGRSPTYTISTLEHVEENPQQGSCEPELLYQNVAERVRELPTAAPFGYSFCTLPKRPLAPPYEAAVRPNRDRLNKTVLYGTPRKHAEQLLPAKLKTEPDYLEVLEKHTAMSQL